In the Carboxydothermus hydrogenoformans Z-2901 genome, one interval contains:
- a CDS encoding cupin domain-containing protein: MSPGKTFFTIGDAAKLIGVVPATLRNWEKAGLVKPGRQNGNYRIYSLKDIERLKKIKYLMRVKGFNIVGVKEYLAAQGEELPAEPVKIEKKGPRIAVGQKLKALREKKGLTLEEVSQGTGVSVSYLSRIESGQVNVSIATLQKLATFYEKNLLYFFEGMDTKEQKLVRAGLGQVLETDEEGIKVELLTALNEPAMEPLLYTVAPGAGRNENISHEGEEFVYVLKGVLEVWLDETERYVVGPGDSLYFKSTQQHRWRNIGDEELVALWINTPPTF, translated from the coding sequence ATGTCTCCGGGTAAAACCTTTTTTACAATTGGTGATGCGGCAAAGCTAATTGGGGTGGTGCCAGCAACCCTTAGAAACTGGGAAAAGGCGGGATTGGTAAAACCGGGCCGACAAAATGGGAACTACCGTATTTATTCCCTTAAAGATATTGAAAGGCTCAAAAAAATTAAGTACTTAATGCGGGTTAAGGGTTTTAATATCGTTGGAGTGAAGGAATACCTGGCCGCGCAGGGGGAAGAATTGCCGGCAGAACCGGTTAAGATTGAGAAAAAGGGACCGAGGATAGCGGTCGGGCAAAAATTAAAGGCGCTTAGAGAAAAAAAGGGTCTTACCCTGGAGGAAGTTTCCCAGGGAACTGGAGTTTCGGTTTCGTATTTAAGCCGAATTGAATCGGGGCAAGTAAACGTTTCTATCGCTACCCTCCAGAAACTCGCCACCTTTTACGAAAAAAATCTCCTGTATTTTTTTGAGGGAATGGATACCAAAGAGCAAAAATTGGTCCGGGCGGGCCTAGGTCAGGTGCTGGAAACTGACGAAGAGGGGATTAAGGTTGAGCTTTTGACTGCTTTAAATGAACCGGCTATGGAGCCGCTCCTTTACACCGTAGCTCCGGGGGCGGGAAGAAATGAAAATATTTCCCATGAAGGGGAAGAGTTTGTCTACGTTTTAAAAGGGGTTTTAGAAGTGTGGCTTGATGAAACCGAACGTTACGTGGTTGGGCCGGGGGATAGCCTTTATTTTAAAAGTACCCAGCAACACCGTTGGCGTAATATTGGCGATGAAGAACTGGTAGCCCTCTGGATTAATACTCCGCCTACCTTCTAA